TTTTCGTTGGTTTAAAGACATGATCTCTTAAAAAATCCAATTCCGCAGAGCTTGTTGGCAACTTACCATCCTTTAACAACAATCTCCTAATGAGCGAAAAACCGTTGCTATGCGGACCTGAAGAACCAAGCCCGATAATAGAATCACCAGGTTTAATGGTGCGCCCATCGATCATTTTTTGTTTTTCTACTACACCAACAACAAAACCTGCTAAATCATATTCATCATCTGGCATTACCCCTGGATGTTCCGCAGTTTCCCCACCTACAAGTGAACAATCTGCCAACTTACAACCGTTAACGATTCCGGAAACAATAGCTTCCATTCTTGGCAAATAGAGTTTACCACAGGCAATGTAATCTTGGAAGAACAAGGGTTTCCCGCCATTCACAAGAATATCATTCACACACATTGCTACTAAGTCTATTCCCACAGTGTTGTGAATATCAAGTAGCCTTGCAATTTGTAATTTGGTGCCAACTCCATCAGTTCCAGAAAGTAAAATTGGCTCTTGGTAAGACTTTAAAAAACTAACATCATAACATGCTGCAAAACCACCCAACCCACCTAAAACATTTTTATTATGGGTGGATGCGACGTTAGTTTTGATTCGTTTTACAAACTCTTGTCCTTTTTCGGTATCAACACCTGCTTCTTTATATGTAACTTTGTTTGAATCAGACATGGAGTTTTCCTGTAGTAGTATTAATAAGGGAAAGAGTATGGTTAGGTGTTATTGTTTTGGCAATTCTTCCAGCCAAATGTACATAATCAGAATCCGAAGTGTTTAACAAAATATCTAATTGGTTTTTATTCTCTGGAAAGTCAGGTAAATTCAAAACTCTTTTTATATGTAAAGTTGTGCCCAAATTTCCATCATATACTTTTACTAAAGGATAATTATAAAGAATCCTTTCCTTTAGAAAAACATAGTGAGTACAACCCAATACAAAAACGTTACAATCTTTGATCACAGTTTTAATTTTTGAATCAAACAATTCCCAAGCCTCTTCCCATAGATCTTTATCTATAAGTTTTGCCAAACCTTCACAGGCAACGGGAAGAATCTCTGTGCCAATTGGAAATCCAGAAACTAAAGTTTTAAATTTATCTTCTTTTAACGTGAGCTCTGTAGCAAAAACGGCAATTTTAACACCAGGGTTTTGATTTACGGCAGGTTTTAACGCAGGTTCCATTCCAAAGATAGGAATGGAATGTTTGGCACGTAAAAAATCAGCTGCCGCCGATGTTGCTGTATTACATGCAAACAAAATGGCATCACAATCTTTTTCTAATAAATATTCAAAAGCATTTTTCGAAAGTTCCAATACTTCTGCTTTAGATTTTTGACCGTAAGGAGAATTTACTAAATCACCAAAGTAGATATAATCAATATGGGAAGTTTCTTTCCAGAGTGTTCGAAGTACAGAAAGTCCTCCAAGGCCTGAATCAAAAATTCCTATTTTATATCTACCGCGAGAATTCATTTAGGATGCTAAATACTTCCTGATGTTTTCTGCGAGAGTATTATAAATCCATTCAAATTTTGCCTCATCTTCTTCTAACAATGTGACTCGAAATCCATTCCGATTACAACAAAAGGAACTGAGTGGAACCACACAAATTCCCGCAGAAGCTAACAGATGTAATACAAATCTGCGGTCTAATGCAGCTTTTTCCATTAATGGAGAAACAAAATCTCGAACCTTTGTATTATCTATGGGGAGTGTCATATGTGGTTTCAATGCCCCATCTTCAAAAAGAACTGTGAGATAAAACGCACCCTTAGGTTGAATGACTTTTACACCTGGAATCCCTGTCAGAATGTTCGTTGCTTTCTCGGCTCTCTTTTTGAACTTCTGATTTCTGAATTTTAAATGATTTAAGAATTCGGGATGGGAATATACAAGTGGAATCGAAAGTTGCGGTAAAGTTGTTGAACATACTTCCAACATTTTTGCATCTAACAATGATTTGATATATCTTTCAAACGTTGGATCGTTTTTTCGATTAAAAACTTCTAACCAACCGCAACGAGCTCCTGGCCAAGGAAATTCTTTAGAAATGGATCTGAGTGCAAACCCACAAACTTTATCTCCAATGACTTCAGATAAATGAATACTTCCCCATTCTGAATAATTTACATGGGCATAAGTTTCATCGCAGATTAATATAATATCATACTTTTCGCAGATTTTAACAATCTCCCGCATGACTTCCTTGGGATACACTGCTCCCGTTGGATTGTCAGGATTGATGAGTAAAATTCCCGCAATGGAATCATTGTATTTTACTTTATTTTCAATGTCCTCTAAATCAGGCATCCAATCATTATTAGGATTTAATTCATAAGTTAAGTGTTCGTATCCTGAGTGAGCAGCTTCGGCAGATGATAACGTAGAGTAGGCGGGGGAAGGACCTAGAATCCTTGCTTCCCTTCTCATAAATCCAAAAATTTTTGCAACAGCATCCCCAAGACCGTTAAAAAATAAAATGTCCTCAGATGTGATTTGTGCACCACCTCGTTCATTCACTTTGGAGGCTAAAAATTTACGAGTCGTTTCGTCCCCTTGTGTTGCCGTATAGGCCCATGATTTATTTTGGGACACAAGTCCACTGACAATGTCTTTCATCCAAGTAGGAACAGATTCTCCCTTTTGGATGGGATCTCCAATATTTTCCCAAGTGATGGTGACACCCATTGCCTCTATTTGTTTAGCAAGAGCGACAATCTGGCGGATTTCATAAATGAGTGCATCAGCACCCGAGTGGACAATGTTTCTTCTCATAAAATTTACTGGCCTTTTTTATAGGCGGCCTCGACCAAAGGGATCGATAATTCCATCTCTTGGGTATCCCGTAATATCTTCAACCGTAAGACGCCTCCGAGACCCACAAGTCCCACTTGTTCGCGTAAATCATTAATATGACGGATTTGGAGACCATTTGCCCCCTCAATAAAGTCATAACGCCTAAGCCCCCCTTTTTCTGCAGAAGAATTTGGTTCTATATCATAAACCAAAACTCCCACTGTCTCCCCAGGGATTCCTAACGACTTCCGGTGGTCCGGCAGCGGCGCGGTTGCCATAACTCCGAGCGTTGCCGGGCGTATATTTTGTCCTACATTTTGTTCGATTTGGCGAAGTACTCGTTTGGCATAATTGATAGGGATAGCAAACCCAATCCCGGCACTGGCCCCAGAGGAAGAACGAATCATACGGTTGATCCCCACCACTTCTCCGTAAATATTGAGAAGAGGTCCACCACTGGATCCAGGATTGATGGCCGTGTCTGTTTGGATATGGGTCTGGCCGGTTTCATCTAGGTCTTCACGGGACTTGGCGGAAACCACTCCCACAGTGAAAGTTTTTTCGAGTCCATAAGGTGAACCGACAGCAATGGCCCAGTCCCCAACTTCGATTTCATCAGAATTTCCTAAAAAAGCGGGAGTAAAACGGTCGTTACTTGGGATTTTCAAAAGTGCGATGTCTGCCCTTTCATGGCTACCTATATAACGAGCGGGAAAAATACGCCCATCGGACATGATAATTTCGATGATCTCTGCATTTTTGATGACATGGTAGTTTGTGACAACAAACCCCCTCTCATCAATGATAAACCCACTTCCAATGGAAGAGATTCGGTCTTCTCTACTTTCACCAAAAGCATAAGGATGAAAAATCATCTCGGTTTTTTTAGTCCGTATAGAGACTACAAATTGTTGGGCTTCGCGGTAAACATTACGGAAACTGGATTGGATCTGAATGGCCTGGCTTTGTTTGCTTGAGGAGATTGGTTTTGGGGACGCAAACAGTTTTGTGACAGCCATCCGAATTTCAGGAAAGAAGATAGCGAACAAAAGTACAAAAACTAAGGCAAAGTTAATGTAGACGACTGGCGGAATCGAAGTTTTTCTTTCCATAGAATGCCAAAACCCTTTCCACTTTTGTCGATTCCCCTTCCTTGTCGAACCAAAAAGATTCCAAGAATTTTTACGATTTTATTCTTCCCCATTTTTCTTTCTGGGTGTTTACCGTATTTATTTCATTTAGGTAAGGAACAATCTTCCATCATCCTGGGTCGTGAAAAAATCGAAGATATTCTAAAACTACCAGGATTGGATTTAAAAACAAAACAAAAATTAAATTTAATTCAGGAAGCCAGAAATTTTGCCATCGGGGAACTAGCGCTAAATGAAAAAGGTGGTTTCGAATACTATACTAAATTAGATAGAGAAGAGATAGGTTGGAACGTAAGTGCTTCCGAAGCCTTAGAGCTAAAAGCTTACACATGGTGGTTCCCCATAGCAGGAACCGTTCCCTACAAAGGATTCTTTGATAAACAAATGGCAATCTCTCTTGAAAAAGAATTACAAGCGGAAGGTTACGATACCCGTATACGAGTCATAGGCGGATACTCGACACTTGGTTGGTTTTCGGATCCAGTCCTTTCACCACAACTTAGCTGGCCAGACCATAGGCTTGTTGGTCTAGTTTTCCATGAAATGGCACATGCAACTGTTTATTTACCGGGAGATTCAACTTTAAATGAATCATACGCAAGTTATGTGGAAGAAAAAGGGATAGAAAGATACTACACAGAAAAAGAAGGAGAAAGTAGTACAAACTTACAAAAATTTAAAAAAGAGAAACTAAAGAGAGAAGTTACCATAAAACTTTTACAAAAATATGCAGACGAATTAAAAACTCTTTATGGTTCCGATGTAAACACGGATAATAAAAGGATTCAAAAACGATCTATTATTGCTAAATTCAAAGAAGAAGTGATCCAAAAAAAACTGGTTCCAGAGGAAAAAGCAAAAGAGTTTTTGTCACGTGAATGGAATAACGAAGATTTTTTAGGTGCCTTACGATACCATTCAGGAGAGGTGAGTTTTGAATCTTTATTTATAAATACTGGCGGGGATTTTCGACAATTTCATAAAGAAGTAAAAAAACTCTTTGAAATGCCAGAAGAAACCCGCCAACAGTTTCTTAATGAAACACTTTAATCTTCGATCATAGCCGATGTATATAGCTTATAACCCATCCAATAACGATCATCGATTGCGGAATTCCTAGCGGCTTCTTTGCCTTCTGATAATCGAACATACAACGGTTTTGGCAAATCACCAGCTTTCAAAAATTCTTTAAGGAAAAACAAGTTATGAACTCCTGTTTGTATTCCTGAATGTAACACAAATAAACCGGTATTCCCCTTGGCTAAATAATATGCCACTCCGCCAAAATCATTCGTGTATTGTGTGGAGTTTCCAATTCTTTGGTTCGCATAAATTCTTGCAGTATTAACGTTCTTGCCCGTTACCTCAAATAGTGGCGTTTCAGAAATGCAAAGATAATTAATTTGGCACCAGCCAATCTCGGTAAAATCAACTTGAAACGGTGATAAACCATCCCGTTTACCATTTGTCTCCCACAATGTGAGACCTGCACTTATTTCATTTTCTAATGAAGACTTCCAACTAAATACTGATACCTCAGGCTTTTTGGGTGCAATTGAATTAAATTTTATTGCAGGGTTGGATAGAAAATCGGAAACAGAAGCAACAGAATAGTATTCAGTATCAGGCAAAACCATTGGAACAACTGCATGGAGTCCAGAGCTATAAATGTAATGCCGGTTAGCCTTATTGAATCGCAAACTAGTCCGGTATTTATCGGCTAAAGATTCACGTAATATCACTTCCTGGCCATCTGATTCTGCAGATCGGAAATATTTTACTGACTCTCTATATATGGATTTATTATCAGAAAACATCTCTCGACCGAGCGACTTGCCAGAAGCAAAACTTAATAAATAAGTTTTTTTACCGAGATCAAAAATTCCATGAAACTCCTGCTTCCCAACCATTTTCTTTTTTAATTTTTCCGAATAAACTTCGAAATTTGGGATATGTTTCACATATAGTTCGTTATTCGAAAAACGAGTAGAAGTATAACGAAAGATTTCCCGAGCCAGAGCTAAATCAAAAAAACTTTCCGAACTATTCTTTTCTAAACTTTGTTGGAGTAGGAAATGAAATAAAAACTCATACTCTTCCTTCAGTTCAGGACTTAAATATTCAGCTTTATTTCTTTTATTAAATTCATTTAAAATAGATACAAACTCTTCAGGTTTCTTAGATTTAGCTTCGTGGAATACTTTCAAAAACGGACTAGAAAGAGAAACCGTTGAAGTTTGATTTTTAAGAAAATCACGTTTCCACTTAAAGTCGTTCCACCTTTCTTGCCAAAATTGATTACCTGCACCTAATTCTTTGTCCATAGAATGGATTTTTGCGACGAGAGAATCTGCCATTTCCCATTCACCACGAAGTAACAAAGCTTTTGCCAGCTCCAATCTAAAAAACAAAGTACGATAATTTCGTCCTTCGTTTAATTCCTCGGAAATTAAAAGTTCTACCAAAGAACTCACTTCCTTATTTTTTTGGAAAGGCACTGAACTTAAAAGTAAATGAAAAAAAAGTGTCCTATTTAAATGAGAAAGTTTGGTAAGAACCGATTCACCACTAGTTAGGTATTCAGGAGTCAATGACATGACCTCAAAGTATCCACTTTGAAGTTGATCTTTCCAAGCCGAATATAATTTCAATCTATATGAATCATAAATCGAATCAGAATATCCGAATTTAGTAAAATCACGTGAAAGGATTTTCTCATCAAAATTTTTCCAATCCTTTTTAAATCCATAGTTATAGGCAGATGTTGAGTTAAGAGGCGTTAAGTAAATATCCTTATCACCTAAGAAAAAACCCTTATGAAAGTATATTTCCAAAATACGATTTTTAACAACGGACTTTTCCTTGGTTGTTTTCGCAAGCAGGCCCAATTTTTTAGTTTCTGATTCTGCTTCATAAAACATATAGTTTTGGATGTATAATGTCCCTAACCTGTAGGCTTGTAAAAAAGGATCTTCTGTAGATTCCATTTTGGATCTAAGTTCATTTTTTTCAGCAAGGTCTTTTACCGATCCAATTCGAAGATTAACATAAAAATCTAACGCACCCAAATAAGAATCTTTATCCTTACCTATAAAATCTGATGAGCTGTATTTACAATCTTCCTTGTCTTTTGAAGAAAGACAGGAAACTAAATATTCATATCGGATCTGGTTTTGAAAAGTAGACTTGGCATATTTGATCCAAAGTGGCTGAAAAATTGAATGCCTTGAAACATTGGCAAATATTTCGGTTTTTATTTTTGCCAACTTCAGTTCAAGAGAAGGCAAAACCATATCTCCGTCATCTAACAGAGTAGATGCGGTATAATAATTTTCATATGCATCAGCAAATTCTTTGGATTTTTCTTTTTGAAAACCAAGACGAATAAACTCCTTTGCTCTTTCACTTAAACCATCCTGCGGAATAAAAAACTCTTTCCAGTTTCCAATCAACAAACGATTCGGATCTTTAGCGAAAAGGTCTAATCTCATCGAAGAATAATCTTCTTTTTTTTGCGA
This region of Leptospira montravelensis genomic DNA includes:
- the purM gene encoding phosphoribosylformylglycinamidine cyclo-ligase yields the protein MSDSNKVTYKEAGVDTEKGQEFVKRIKTNVASTHNKNVLGGLGGFAACYDVSFLKSYQEPILLSGTDGVGTKLQIARLLDIHNTVGIDLVAMCVNDILVNGGKPLFFQDYIACGKLYLPRMEAIVSGIVNGCKLADCSLVGGETAEHPGVMPDDEYDLAGFVVGVVEKQKMIDGRTIKPGDSIIGLGSSGPHSNGFSLIRRLLLKDGKLPTSSAELDFLRDHVFKPTKIYVKTILSLIEKFSIKGMVHITGGGFYENIPRVLPIGIGAEIDFIPESYVFSKLEKDHSLDRHDMYGTFNMGIGYILVVDPSHVEMVMSELKTLGENAHLIGKTDSTGKISIK
- the murI gene encoding glutamate racemase, giving the protein MNSRGRYKIGIFDSGLGGLSVLRTLWKETSHIDYIYFGDLVNSPYGQKSKAEVLELSKNAFEYLLEKDCDAILFACNTATSAAADFLRAKHSIPIFGMEPALKPAVNQNPGVKIAVFATELTLKEDKFKTLVSGFPIGTEILPVACEGLAKLIDKDLWEEAWELFDSKIKTVIKDCNVFVLGCTHYVFLKERILYNYPLVKVYDGNLGTTLHIKRVLNLPDFPENKNQLDILLNTSDSDYVHLAGRIAKTITPNHTLSLINTTTGKLHV
- a CDS encoding pyridoxal phosphate-dependent aminotransferase; amino-acid sequence: MRRNIVHSGADALIYEIRQIVALAKQIEAMGVTITWENIGDPIQKGESVPTWMKDIVSGLVSQNKSWAYTATQGDETTRKFLASKVNERGGAQITSEDILFFNGLGDAVAKIFGFMRREARILGPSPAYSTLSSAEAAHSGYEHLTYELNPNNDWMPDLEDIENKVKYNDSIAGILLINPDNPTGAVYPKEVMREIVKICEKYDIILICDETYAHVNYSEWGSIHLSEVIGDKVCGFALRSISKEFPWPGARCGWLEVFNRKNDPTFERYIKSLLDAKMLEVCSTTLPQLSIPLVYSHPEFLNHLKFRNQKFKKRAEKATNILTGIPGVKVIQPKGAFYLTVLFEDGALKPHMTLPIDNTKVRDFVSPLMEKAALDRRFVLHLLASAGICVVPLSSFCCNRNGFRVTLLEEDEAKFEWIYNTLAENIRKYLAS
- a CDS encoding S1C family serine protease: MERKTSIPPVVYINFALVFVLLFAIFFPEIRMAVTKLFASPKPISSSKQSQAIQIQSSFRNVYREAQQFVVSIRTKKTEMIFHPYAFGESREDRISSIGSGFIIDERGFVVTNYHVIKNAEIIEIIMSDGRIFPARYIGSHERADIALLKIPSNDRFTPAFLGNSDEIEVGDWAIAVGSPYGLEKTFTVGVVSAKSREDLDETGQTHIQTDTAINPGSSGGPLLNIYGEVVGINRMIRSSSGASAGIGFAIPINYAKRVLRQIEQNVGQNIRPATLGVMATAPLPDHRKSLGIPGETVGVLVYDIEPNSSAEKGGLRRYDFIEGANGLQIRHINDLREQVGLVGLGGVLRLKILRDTQEMELSIPLVEAAYKKGQ
- a CDS encoding aminopeptidase, whose amino-acid sequence is MPKPFPLLSIPLPCRTKKIPRIFTILFFPIFLSGCLPYLFHLGKEQSSIILGREKIEDILKLPGLDLKTKQKLNLIQEARNFAIGELALNEKGGFEYYTKLDREEIGWNVSASEALELKAYTWWFPIAGTVPYKGFFDKQMAISLEKELQAEGYDTRIRVIGGYSTLGWFSDPVLSPQLSWPDHRLVGLVFHEMAHATVYLPGDSTLNESYASYVEEKGIERYYTEKEGESSTNLQKFKKEKLKREVTIKLLQKYADELKTLYGSDVNTDNKRIQKRSIIAKFKEEVIQKKLVPEEKAKEFLSREWNNEDFLGALRYHSGEVSFESLFINTGGDFRQFHKEVKKLFEMPEETRQQFLNETL